A genome region from Euphorbia lathyris chromosome 4, ddEupLath1.1, whole genome shotgun sequence includes the following:
- the LOC136227567 gene encoding ABC transporter G family member 6-like, translated as MSRVVASNYSFSDTPSFQSMELDRFPSRAADDSRSATLGQLLMRVGDVRKEAIGDGSETPVHQVLQLEEVPRSIPFILSFNNLTYSVKVRRRMLPAIFTPRRNRLGAATAAEPVAGESLFTTTKTLLNDISGEARDGEILAVLGASGSGKSTLIDALANRIAKGSLKGTVALNGETLESRMVKVISAYVMQDDLLYPMLTVEETLMFAAEFRLPRSLSRSKKKMRVQALIDQLGLRNAAKTVIGDEGHRGVSGGERRRVSIGIDIIHDPIILFLDEPTSGLDSTSAFMVVKVLQRIAQTGSIVIMSVHQPSYRILGLLDRVLFLSRGQTVYSGPPSHLPSYFAEFGSPIPDKENKTEFALDLIRELEGSPGGTKSLVEFNKTWQNMKHSPNSEPDRHGLSLKEAISASISKGKLVSGATNNNTISPNSMVPTFANPLWIEMAVLSKRSVMNSRRMPELFGIRLGAVLVTGFILATMFWQLDDSPRGVQERLGFFAFAMSTTFYTCADALPVFLQERYIFMRETAYNAYRRSSYVLSHALVSLPALIFLSLSFAALTFWAVGLDGGFSGFLFYFLIILASFWAGNSFVTFLSGVVPHVMLGYTIVVAILAYFLLFSGFFINRDRIPSYWIWFHYMSLVKYPYEAVLQNEFQDPIKCFVRGVQIFDNTPLGEVPAAVKVRLLSTISNTLGMKITSTTCVTTGTDILQQQGITDISKWGCLWVTVAWGFLFRILFYFSLLLGSKNKRR; from the coding sequence ATGTCTCGCGTTGTGGCGAGTAATTACAGTTTCTCTGATACGCCGTCGTTTCAGAGTATGGAGCTTGATCGTTTTCCCTCACGCGCCGCTGACGATTCCAGGTCGGCCACGCTTGGTCAGTTGCTTATGCGTGTTGGTGATGTGAGGAAAGAAGCTATCGGTGACGGAAGTGAAACGCCGGTTCATCAAGTTCTTCAGCTTGAAGAGGTGCCGAGGTCTATTCCGTTTATTCTTTCCTTCAATAACCTTACTTACAGTGTTAAAGTCCGCCGTAGAATGTTGCCGGCTATTTTTACTCCCCGACGAAACCGCCTCGGTGCTGCTACTGCTGCTGAGCCTGTGGCTGGAGAGAGTCTGTTCACGACGACTAAAACTCTTCTAAATGACATTTCCGGCGAGGCACGCGATGGGGAGATTTTAGCGGTGCTTGGAGCTAGTGGATCGGGGAAATCGACGTTGATTGATGCGTTAGCGAATCGGATAGCTAAGGGGAGCTTGAAAGGGACAGTAGCATTAAACGGAGAAACTCTTGAATCGCGAATGGTGAAAGTGATTTCAGCATACGTGATGCAAGATGATCTCTTATATCCTATGCTCACTGTTGAAGAAACTCTAATGTTCGCCGCGGAATTCCGGCTTCCGAGAAGCTTATCGAGATCAAAGAAGAAAATGAGAGTCCAAGCTCTAATTGATCAATTAGGGCTCCGAAACGCAGCTAAAACGGTTATCGGAGACGAAGGCCACCGTGGCGTTTCTGGAGGAGAACGACGTCGTGTTTCAATCGGAATTGATATTATCCATGACCCGATTATACTTTTCCTGGATGAACCGACTTCGGGACTCGATTCAACAAGCGCATTCATGGTGGTTAAGGTACTGCAGAGGATAGCTCAGACAGGAAGTATCGTCATCATGTCCGTACACCAGCCGAGTTACCGGATTCTCGGTTTATTAGACCGGGTGCTGTTTCTATCTCGCGGCCAAACTGTTTACAGCGGACCGCCTTCACATCTGCCGTCTTACTTCGCTGAATTCGGGAGTCCGATACCGGATAAAGAGAACAAGACGGAGTTTGCACTAGACTTAATAAGAGAGCTTGAAGGCTCTCCGGGAGGAACTAAAAGTCTAGTGGAGTTCAACAAAACATGGCAGAACATGAAGCACTCCCCGAATTCCGAACCGGACAGGCATGGATTATCACTAAAAGAAGCAATAAGTGCAAGCATTTCAAAAGGAAAGTTAGTCTCCGGTGCTACTAACAATAACACAATCAGCCCTAACTCAATGGTGCCAACATTCGCCAATCCACTCTGGATCGAAATGGCGGTGTTGTCGAAGAGATCAGTTATGAATTCAAGAAGAATGCCGGAGCTATTCGGGATTCGATTAGGTGCAGTACTCGTCACCGGATTCATCTTAGCAACAATGTTCTGGCAGCTAGATGATTCCCCAAGAGGAGTTCAAGAGAGGCTAGGGTTTTTCGCATTCGCCATGTCAACAACATTCTACACATGCGCAGATGCTCTCCCAGTTTTCCTCCAAGAAAGGTACATTTTCATGAGGGAAACTGCTTACAACGCATACCGGAGATCATCCTACGTGTTATCACACGCCCTCGTGTCTCTCCCGGCGTTAATTTTCCTCTCATTATCCTTCGCCGCCCTCACATTCTGGGCGGTAGGGCTAGACGGAGGCTTTTCCGGGTTCCTATTCTACTTCTTGATAATCCTGGCCTCTTTCTGGGCAGGAAACTCATTCGTAACATTCCTATCCGGCGTCGTACCACATGTCATGCTTGGTTACACAATTGTAGTAGCCATTCTAGCTTACTTCCTCCTCTTCAGCGGCTTCTTCATAAACCGGGACCGGATTCCGTCGTACTGGATATGGTTTCACTACATGTCATTAGTGAAATACCCCTATGAGGCAGTGTTACAAAATGAATTTCAAGATCCTATCAAATGTTTCGTAAGAGGAGTTCAGATTTTCGATAACACGCCGCTCGGGGAGGTTCCGGCTGCCGTAAAAGTGAGATTGTTGTCAACAATATCAAACACATTGGGGATGAAAATCACAAGCACAACATGTGTGACTACAGGAACAGACATTTTGCAGCAACAAGGGATTACCGATATAAGCAAATGGGGCTGTTTGTGGGTAACAGTGGCTTGGGGTTTCCTTTTTAGGATTTTATTTTACTTCTCATTATTGCTTGGAAGCAAAAACAAGagaaggtaa